The genome window CCGGGGAGGGTGAGCGTGGCGCCGATCGCCACCAGGCCGGCGTAGGAGATCAGGGCGTAGGAGGCGAGCGCGATCGCGGCGAGCAGGCCGACGACCCGGTAGATGACCACGATGAAGAGCGTGGTGAGGATCACGCCGACGACGGCGGCCTTCGCGCTCGCCTCGATCGCCTCGGCGCCGAGGGTCGGGCCGACCGTCCGCTGCTCCACCAGCTCGAGCGGCACCGGCAGCGAACCGCCCTTGATCAGGACGGCGAGGTTCTGCGCCTCCTCCATGGTGAACGAGCCGGTGATCTGCGTGGAGCCGCCGGTGATGCCGACGTTGCAGCCCACGGACTCGTCCACCTGGGGGGACGAGATGATCTCGTTGTCGAGGACGATCGCGATCCGGCGCTTGGGGTCGCCGACCGGGTTGCAGGCCGCCTCACCGGTCAGCTTCTTCCAGGGGCCGGACTCCTTGAAGTCGATGGTGACGAACCACCCGGGCCCCATCTGGGGGTTGGTGCGCGCCGCCGCGTCGGTCACCGCGTCGCCGCTGATCGCGGCGGGGCCGAGGCGGAGCTTCTGACCGCTCTCGTCGGCCAGCGCGTCCTTGTCGTTCTCGTCGGCGGCGCCGAGCACCGGGTGGAAGGTGAGCTGCGCGGTCTTGCCGATGACGCTGGCGGCCTTCCGCGGGTCGAGCACGCCGGGCAGCTCGACGATGATCCGCCGCTCACCGGAGCGGACCAGGGTGGGTTCGACGACGCCGAGCGCGTCCGCCCGGCGGCGCAGGATGTCCAGGGCGCGGTCGGTGGCCTCGGCGTCGGCCTTGACCTTCGGGGAATCCTTCGCCTCGAAGACGAGCTGGGTGCCGCCGCGCAGGTCGAGGCCGAGGCGCGGGGGCATGGTCAAGGCGAAGGCGAGTGATGCCGCGATGACGGCGAGTGCCACCAGCGCGCGCCACAGAGGCGCACGGGACATGAAAGCCTCCTCAGGCTCGCGAGACGGAAACGGGGTACGGGAACGTCACGGCGAGCCGGGACGGCGGCGCCCGGGCCGGGGTGATCGCCGCGATGGCGGACGCGGGCAGGCCGTGGCCGGCGAGCGCGCCGGGCAGCGTGTCCGCGGGCCCGTGGGGGGAGGCGGCCGCGGGGAGCAGGGTCTGCCCGGCGTGCCCGGCCGTCGGTGCCTGGAGCACCAGGAGGTCCCCCTTGCCCGGGAGCACCCGCGGGAGCGGGCGGTGACCCGGGGCAGCGGCGGTGACCGCGGCCTGCTGCTCCGCCGCACCGTGGCCGGCGATGTGGCAGGCGGCCGCGTTCCGGCAGGCCGTCCGGTCCGCCCCGACCGCGAGCACGAGGGCGTGCAGCAAGAGCAGCAGGGCGGTGGCCGGTCTGCTCCGCATGCACTCCCTCCTTCGGATCCACGGGCCGCGAATCCACGGCCTCGCTCCACCGTAGTGGCAGCAGAGTACGGCCAATGCCGGCATGCGTTGATCACAGTGGGAATTAGCAGGTGCTCTTTTTCCCGTGCTGGGTTATGGTCGGCCTCATGACGACCGGTGTGCGGAGCAGGCGCCGGCCCGCCGTCCTGACCTTGGTGGCGGGCCTGGTCGCGCTCGCCCTCATGGTCGTCGTCAACGCGCCCGCGTGGCACGGCGGAGGCCCGCACGAGCGGTCCGCCGCCCACGCCGGTGGCGTGCTGACGGGCGGGACGTGGATGACGAAGCCGTCGGCGGATCAGCTGGCGGCGATCGCACCGCACCACGGCCCGGTGCTCTGGGCGCTCCGCACACCGGTGGCCCGTGTGCCCGTGCCGCCTGCGCTGATCGATGTTTGGCACGACCCGGACGCGATCCGGAGCCCGCAGCAGGCGGCGCCGCGGGACACGGGCTCACGGAGTCCTCCGGGCATCGGCCGCTCCGGTCTCCCTTCGCAGGTGCCGGCCTGAGGCGGCCGGGGCCTGCCTTTTCGCGTACGTCCGTGTCGATCTCCGCGCGACGCCGCCGGCGTCGCCGGACCCGCATGCCCGGACCGGCCGTCCGGCGTACGGCTGTGCTGCGTGCTTCCACGACCCAGGAGTGATGCCGTAGTGGCAGTGATCAGTTCAGCGCGCCGCCTCATGGAGGACGACCAGCGTCACACCGGCCAGGTGATCGAGCTCCGCACGTGGCTGCGGGAGCGGCTCAGCGCCGCCGGGAGGGGGCTCGATCTGGTCACCGGACCGCTGGAGGCGGGTGCCGCGCCCGGGCGGGCGGGCGGTGCCGTACGGGGCACGGAACGCAGCGGCCGGTCAGGGGAGCGCATCCGCCGATCGCGCCGGGACCTTCCCGCGCCCGGATCGCCGGTCGGACGAGGTGATCCCGGCCGGTACGGCATGCATCGGCGGCCTGACGCGTTCATAAGGGTGATCGAGCCATGTCATGCCCCGCAGGAGCGTCCCTCCTGTCATAGGCCCGCCCGGTTGATCGCATGAACCCGGCGGAGCCGGGCTCCGCGGGCACCCGTCAGTGACCCGGCCACGGCGGCGGGCGCCGATCCGATCACACGCTTCCCGGCGGCCGTACACGCACGGCCCGGCCCAAGTGGCGGCGCCGCACACCCCGGACCGGTCCACCGCTCCGCACCGGCTCGCGCTTGTCCCGCGCTGAGCCTGCGCGCCCGGTGGGCGGCCCACGGGCACGCGCCGCGGCCCGCCCCACCGTACGGGGCGCCGGCCCGGCCGCCGCACCCCGGCACCCGGACGCCGTCGGCCCACGGCTTGAGCACGGAATTCCTCTGATTCGTCGTCGAAAGGACTTTTCATCATGGCAGTGAGCGGCAGCGAGTCCACGGGCCTCAGCGAGGTGCAGGTACAGGCCATCCGTGAGGAGCTCGAGGAGCAGCTCGAGTGGCGCAACTCGCAGCTCAAGGAGCTCCGGGCCGTCGTGGACACCGGCGGCGCCGAGGACACGGCGCGGCTCGCGGTGCTCAACGACATCGCCGCCACCGAGCAGGCGGTCCGGGAGCTCGAGGCGACGTTGGAGCGGCTCAAGGACGGGACCTACGGCCGGTGCGACGACTGCGGGTCGGCCATCCCGTTCAACCGGCTGAAGATCCGGCCGCTCGCCCGGTACTGCATCAACTGCCAGCGGCGCCACGAGGTCCGCTGACCCGCCGGCAGCACCCACGCCGGGCCGTCCCGCGCCGATCGGGCGGCCCGGCGTGGCGTGCCCGGCGGCGGCGGAACATCATGGAGGAGCCCCTTCCCACGAGCACGAGACGGAAGGCCGCGATGAGCGAGGAGATCCTGGACACGGTCCGCACGCTGCTACCGGAGATCGCGGAACGCGCGGTCCGCGCGGACGAGAGCCGGCGGATCCCGGAGGAGACCGTCCAGGAGCTCAAGCAGGCCGGGGTCTTCCGCATGCTGCAGCCGAAACGGTACGGCGGGGCGGAGAGCGACCCGGCGCGGTTCTTCGCGGTGATCCGGGAGATCTCCGGGGCGTGCGGGTCGACCGGCTGGGTCGCCTCCCTGATGGGGGTGCACCTGTGGCAGATCGGCCTCTTCCCGGAGGCCGCCCAGGACGAGGTCTGGGGGGCGGACCCGGACGCGCTCGTCTCCTCCTCGTACGCGCCGATCGGCCGCCTCACACCGGTCGAGGGCGGCTACGAGCTGTCCGGCCACTGGAGGTTCTCCTCCGGCTGTGACCACGCGTCGTGGGCGCTCCTCGGCGCGCTCGTCCTCGGCCCGCAGGGCAGGCCGGTGGACGTCATGACCGTGCTGGTCCCCCGGGACGACTACGTGATCCAGGACGTCTGGGACGTCATCGGGCTGCGCGGCACGGGCAGCAACGACATCATCGTGGAGCGGGCGTTCGTCCCCGCGCACCGGGCGATGCGCAACGCCGAGCTGGCGCGGCCGTCCGGTCCGGGCCAGGAGGTGAACCCCGGTCCCCTGTACCGGGTGCCGTTCGCCACCCTGTTCACCACCGCGGTCACCGCGCCGCTGATCGGCATGGCCGCCGGCTGCTACCGGTCGTACATCGAGGCCATGCGCGACCGGGTGCGGCTGAGCGTGGACGGCCGCCGGTTCGCCGAGGACCAGTTCGCCCAGGTCGCGGTGGCCCGGGCGGCGTCCGAGATCGACGCGGCGATCCTGCAGACCGACCGAAACGTGCGCGAGGTGTACGAGTGCGCGGTCCGGGGCGAGGACATCCCCAGGGAGCTCCGGCTGCGGGTGCGCCGCGACCAGGTCCGGGGCACCGAGCGCGCGCTCGAGGCGATCGACATCCTGTTCAAGACCGCCGGGGGGAACTCGCTCAAGCGGAACAACCCCATCGAGCGGGCCTGGCGGGACGCGCACGCCGGGAGCGTGCACGTCGCCAACGACGTCGAGCGCGCCCTCGCCATGTACGGCAAGGGCGAGTTCGGGCTGACCGTCGAGGAGACCCTGGTCTGAGCCATCCCCGATGATCAAATCTCGGCGCGTGCCCCGGCGTGCGCCGTGATCCCCCGCGCACCGCACCGTGGTCCGGGCCCGGCGCGCCCGCGTGTAAGGTCTTCCCGGACGTAGTTGATCAAGGGGGGATCGTGCCGAGAATCGCTGAGGTCAGGGCCCCGGCGGAGCCCAGTTCGCCCGAGCAGCGGGCCAGGCATCAGCGCATCCTCCGGGCCGCGGCGCGGTTAGGGGCGGAGAAGGGCCTGGAACGCGTGCAGATGCACGAGGTGGCGAAGACCGCGGGTGTGGCGATCGCCACACTGTACCGGTACTTCCCCTCGAAGGTGCATCTGTTCACCGCCGTCATGGCCGAGCAGATCGAGCGGTTCATGAAGAACCTCCCGGCGCCGAAGCCCGGCACGAGCCCTGAGGACGCCGTCGCCGACGTGCTCGTCGAGGCGAGCAGGCAGCTGTTCCGCAAGCCCGCCCTCGCGACCGCCATGCTCCGCTCGGCGAACGCGGCGAACGCCGCCACCGTCACCGACGCGGGACGGATCGACGCCGCCTTCCGGACCATCATCCTGCGGACGCTCGGCCTGGACGAGCCCACCGCCAGGGATCTCACGCTGACCCGGCTGCTCGTGCAGTGCTGGTTCGGCGTCCTCCAGTCCAGCCTCAACGGGCGCGTGGCCATCCCCGACGCGGAGAACGACATCCGGCTCGCCTGCCGGCTGCTCCTCGCCACGCGCTCGAACGCCGCCTCGCCCGCACCGGCCGGCTGACCGGCCGCCTCGCGCGGGCGCCCATACCACCGCCCTGGCCTTGCGCAGCCGTACCCGGCGCGGATCCGGGTAAGGCGTGCGTTCACCCCCTTCACGGCGTGCCTCCGTGCCGTCCCCTCCGGCGGCGCGGCGAACCGCCGGCAGGCGGCCCACCGGAGGAGCGGCCGTGTGGCGGACCGGCGCGGGTCAGACGCGCACCGTCAGGCCGACATCGAACCGGACCTGGATGTCGTCGTCGAGCCGGAGCGCGCCGAAGAACGCGGAGAAGGGGCGGATGCCCCACCGGCTCTGCTTCACCGTGGTCGTGCCCTGCACCCAGCCGTCGACCACCCGGCAGTCCAGGACGACCGGCCGGCGGACATCCGTGATGGTGAGGTCGCCCTCACAGCGGAACGACTCCGGGGTCCCCTCGAAGCGGCGCGACTCGAAGATGATCTTCGGGTAGCGCACGCTCTTGAGCACCTTGTCGCAGATGTTCCGCTTGATCTCCGCCCGGTCGGAGTCGGTGAGCTGCTTGAGGCCGCCGGTTCCCTCTCTCACCTCCAGCGAGTCGACCTCGACCTCGACGTTCACCGAGCACTTCGCCGGATCCTCGAGATCGGCCACGGCCAGGCCGCGCCACCGCGTGGCCTCGATGGTGAGGTCGTGCCCGGCCATCGCGCCGGGCCCGCTGCGAGTGGTGTGAATGAAGAGCCGGCCCGTCTCGGGGCTCAAGACGTACCGGCCGGTGGAAACGGAAACCTCCATACAGGCACCCTAGCCACCGGCCTCGTCGCTCCCCGCACGGACCCGCCCATGATCATCGGCGTGCCGGCCATGGCGCCTGACCGGCCCGGATCCGGCCGTGGTTCCCCGGCCGCGTCCCGGCCCGCACCGGCGCCGCGGCGCCGCATCCCGCCCGCCGTGGCGGGGCGCCGGCCGGGCGGACCGGCGCCCCGTTGACGGCCTCGCTCGCACGGGCCCCCGCGGGCGGTGCACGCCCGCCCCGGCCCCGACCCTTGACGGCTTCGGTCGAACGGGCCCCGCGGCGGCCTCGCTCGGCGCAGGGGCCCGCCGGCGGCCGTCGCCGCCCGCCGGGCGGCCTCAGTTGGTCCGCGTGTTGGGCAGGTGGTCGCCGATGTAGCCGACGTAGACCTTGCCGGTCGCCCCGCCCGAGTCGTCGTAGAAGTAGATGCGCGGCGCCGGGTAGCCGACCTTTCGGAGCTTGATGTGCGCCTCCATCATGACCTGCCCGCCCGGGGCGACGCTCTCCGGGACCCGGAAGGTCCGGGGCTCGCTGAACTTCGCCCGGGTGACGACCGTCCGCGACTCCCGCATGGCGATCATCCGGGTGGAGATCGTGCGCCGGCCGGCCGGGCCGTTCGCGCACCAGTCATAGAAGCCGCCGGCGAACTCGCCGGACGAGCGCGCCCGGGCGAAGTCCTCCAGCGCGCACAGGGCGTCCCACGCCTTCGCCGCCCAGGTGCGGCGCTGCTCGGGGTAGTCGAGGTCGAGACGGGCCGCGGCCTCGTCCGTGTCCCCGATGACCACGTGCGTCAGGGACTTCCGGGCGTGGTCCAGCATCTCGCGCATGCCCTCCGGCTCGAACACGTCCTCGCCGGTCACCCCGTGGACCTGCTGCCCGGCCTCGGCGAGCCTGCGCTCCAGCCAGCGGATCCGCGCGGCCTGCTTCCGCGCGATCGCGTCGGCCTCGCCGTACTCCTCCCAGAGGAGCTCGTTCTCGGTGCGGAGGCGCTCGAGCTCCTCGGCGTGCCGGGCCTCCGGCGGGTCGGTCCCCCGCAGCTCGGTGAGCATCCGGTACACGACGGCGAGGCGGTCGTCGAGCGCGCGGATCCGGGTGAGGATCTCGCTCTCCCGCGTGCCGATGGCCAGGTCCATGGCCGCCTCGATCTCGCCCTTCAGCTTGGTGACGACCGTGTCCGCCACGGCGTCGACGAGCTCGGCCAGGTCAGGGGTCGCGGCCGGGGCGGCGGCCGGCGGGTTCTCCGCCCGGGCCGGCTTCGCGTCCGCGGCCAGGGCCGGCTTCCCGTTCACGGCCCGCTCCGGCTCCGGCCGCTCCGCGGGCGCGGGCTCGGCCGCCGCGGGCTGGACGGTCACGGCCAGGAGCTTTCGGCGCAGCTCCTCCCGCGCGGGGTCGACGGTGGGCGGCGGGGAGTGCGCGGCCTGGACGAGCTCGCTCGGCTCGGCCCGGCCGGAGAGGACCCGGTAGACGGCGGAGCGCATCCGCTGGACGTCCTCCGGCAGGGCGCGGCGGGCGGTCTCGCCGATCACCCGGTCGGCGATGCGGTCGAGGACCGCCCTGCCCTGGCTGCGGAGCGTCGGGCCGCCGGTGACCGGGTGCAGGAACGGGGTGCGCGGATCGGCGGGGTTGAGCGGGCCGTAGTAGGTGCGGATCCCGCCGCCGTACACCTCGAGCTGGTTTCCGAGCGCACGGTTGAACCGGTCCTGGGTGCGCCGGTCGGCGAGGAAGGCGACCACCGCGGTCCCGGCGATCGCGGTGGCGAGGTAGTCGGCGTGCTCCCGGCTCTCCTCGCGGCCCCGCTCGTCCGGGGAGACCACGATGATCGGCACCCTCCGCTGGGGGTCGAGCACCTCGCCGGTGAGATGGTCGACCTCGTCCTCACTGACCACCCAGGCGCTGTCCGGCAGGTGGGTCCTGCCGTCGGTGACATGGGCGGTGCGCAGGTACGCGGGGACGAATCCCGGCGCGTAGGGCTGGACCTCGGTCTCCCCGAGCTGGTCGACGGTGACAATGGCCCAGGCGGTGACGCCGTTCATGGCCTCGGCGTACACCACTCTGGTGCGGAGCGACCCGGCTCCGGACGGCTCCTCTAAGGTGTAACTGCCGCAGTCTCTGCTCTGCCGTACCGTGAGCCGTATTTCGCCCGCGGTGTGCTCGGCCCGCGGCACGCCGGCCTCGATCCGCGGCAGTCCTTTCGCTTCCACCCAGTCGGAGAACGTACGGCGGAGCCGGATGGAGATCGGGTTCAGCTTGTCCCGCAGTAACGCCTGGTACAACTGCTCCGTTCGCCTCTTCATCGTGCAAGATCCACCCCGTCGTCGTGGAGTCGGTTCGCCGCTGAGGGGCCCGGCGGTGGGGTCCGTCCGGGGCCCTCATCTTTCGATGACGTTCGAAAGCCGGTTGATGTTTGGCCGAGTTTTCCGCCGGCGACGATATATCGTGAATTCTGTGCACTGAGTGTTGTTCTGTGTACGATTGAGATTGATGCCAAATGCGGGATCGGCGCCGTCCGCGGTCGGGTGGAGGTCGTTTGCGGCCGTAGGTTCGCGATCGTGAACGGTCGTGCGGCCGGTTGGAGATCGTCATATCGCCGCGTAGCCACATAGTGGCAGCAGCGTGAGCAGGAACGTTCCGGCGCCGGGGAGACGGCGGCGATCGTGATGTGAAACCCACACACACCGGAGGCCCCGGCCCGCACCGGCTCGCCGAATGCAGTACGTTGACAACGACGCCATTACGGCGATCAGGAGAGGCAGTCAATGGACGGGGACGGGAGGCCGGAGATGACGGACGACGAGGCCACCGTCACTGCGGCCGACATCGCGCGGATCGCCGGAGTCGGCCGGGCGGCGGTGAGCAACTGGCGCCGGCGCTATGCGGACTTCCCCGAGCCGGTCGGCGGCACCGCGAGCAGCCCCACGTTCTCCCTGAAGGAGATCGAGGAGTGGCTGCGGCTGCAGGGCAAGGTCCAGGCCCTGCCGCTCCGCGAGCGCGCCTGGCAGCAGATCCGCGCCGCAACCGATGACCTGCGCCTCGGCGAGGCCGTGGCGGAAGCCGCCGAGCTGCTCTGCGGCAAGGGGACGCCGCGGCTCGTGCCCCAACAGGCCGTGGAGCTGCTCAAGGAGTACCGCGAGCAGAGCGGTGAGGAGGCCGTGCGCTTCCTCCTCGACCGCTACGCCGAGGTCCACTCCCGCCGGCTCGCCGAGACGCCGCCCGAGGTGGCCGAGTTCATGGCACGGCTGGCCGGCCCGGGCGTCCGCACCGTCCTCGACCCCGCCTGCGGGCTGGGCATCCTGCTCTCCGCCATGAAGGGCGTCGAGCACGCCTACGGGCAGGAGATCGAGGAGGCGCTGGCGCGGATCGCCAAGATCAGGCTGGACCTCACCGGGATCCCGGGCGAGGTGCGGGCCGGGGACTCGCTCCGCGACGACGCCTGGCCGGATCTCCTGGTCGACGCGGTCGTCTGCCACCCGCCGTTCAACGAGCGCAACTGGGGCTACGACGAGCTGGTGCACAGC of Thermobispora bispora DSM 43833 contains these proteins:
- a CDS encoding TraR/DksA family transcriptional regulator; translated protein: MAVSGSESTGLSEVQVQAIREELEEQLEWRNSQLKELRAVVDTGGAEDTARLAVLNDIAATEQAVRELEATLERLKDGTYGRCDDCGSAIPFNRLKIRPLARYCINCQRRHEVR
- a CDS encoding TetR/AcrR family transcriptional regulator → MPRIAEVRAPAEPSSPEQRARHQRILRAAARLGAEKGLERVQMHEVAKTAGVAIATLYRYFPSKVHLFTAVMAEQIERFMKNLPAPKPGTSPEDAVADVLVEASRQLFRKPALATAMLRSANAANAATVTDAGRIDAAFRTIILRTLGLDEPTARDLTLTRLLVQCWFGVLQSSLNGRVAIPDAENDIRLACRLLLATRSNAASPAPAG
- the hsaA gene encoding 3-hydroxy-9,10-secoandrosta-1,3,5(10)-triene-9,17-dione monooxygenase oxygenase subunit, which produces MSEEILDTVRTLLPEIAERAVRADESRRIPEETVQELKQAGVFRMLQPKRYGGAESDPARFFAVIREISGACGSTGWVASLMGVHLWQIGLFPEAAQDEVWGADPDALVSSSYAPIGRLTPVEGGYELSGHWRFSSGCDHASWALLGALVLGPQGRPVDVMTVLVPRDDYVIQDVWDVIGLRGTGSNDIIVERAFVPAHRAMRNAELARPSGPGQEVNPGPLYRVPFATLFTTAVTAPLIGMAAGCYRSYIEAMRDRVRLSVDGRRFAEDQFAQVAVARAASEIDAAILQTDRNVREVYECAVRGEDIPRELRLRVRRDQVRGTERALEAIDILFKTAGGNSLKRNNPIERAWRDAHAGSVHVANDVERALAMYGKGEFGLTVEETLV
- a CDS encoding YceI family protein, with translation MEVSVSTGRYVLSPETGRLFIHTTRSGPGAMAGHDLTIEATRWRGLAVADLEDPAKCSVNVEVEVDSLEVREGTGGLKQLTDSDRAEIKRNICDKVLKSVRYPKIIFESRRFEGTPESFRCEGDLTITDVRRPVVLDCRVVDGWVQGTTTVKQSRWGIRPFSAFFGALRLDDDIQVRFDVGLTVRV